Proteins co-encoded in one Aspergillus fumigatus Af293 chromosome 6, whole genome shotgun sequence genomic window:
- a CDS encoding F1F0 ATP synthase subunit d, with amino-acid sequence MAAIRIANPLFLQRSAALKIDWVKVTSSLGLRGQTAASLQAFKKRNDDARRKVQLLSEQPQTVNFDHYRSILKNQAIVDEIEGYVKNFKPATYDVNRQLKAIDAFEAQAVKSAEETKGKVEAELRNLEKTLENIETARPFDELTVDEVAAAQPEIDEKTAALVSRGRWMPAGYKVGYNLLDICFRTKRLTDDNFLDRSASVTCPLFKLSAFASHFPIFYPTAIGITRRKLFVKPVNEWLPFLIPGSVFLLVDGSV; translated from the exons ATGGCTGCT ATTCGGATCGCTAACCCCTTATTCTTACAGCGTAGCGCCGCTCTCAAGATCGACTGGGTCAAGGTGACCAGCTCTCTCGGCCTCCGCGGCCAGACCGCTGCCTCTCTCCAGGCCTTCAAGAAGCGTAATGACGATGCGCGCCGCAAGGTCCAGCTCCTGTCCGAGCAGCCCCAGACCGTCAACTTCGACCACTACCGCAGCATCCTGAAGAACCAGGCTATCGTTGACGAGATCGAGGGTTATGTCAAGAACTTCAAGCCCGCTACCTACGATGTCAACCGTCAGTTGAAGGCTATCGATGCCTTCGAGGCTCAGGCCGTCAAGAGCGCTGAGGAGACCAAGGGCAAGGTTGAGGCCGAGCTCCGCAACCTGGAGAAGACTCTGGAGAACATTGAGACCGCTCGTCCCTTCGATGAGCTCACTGTG GATGAGGTCGCTGCTGCTCAGCCtgagattgatgagaagaCTGCTGCCCTCGTCTCCAGGGGCAGATGGATGCCGGCCGGATACAAGGTGGGTTACAATCTCCTGGACATTTGCTTTCGTACGAAGCGACTTACTGACGATAATTTCTTGGATAGGAGCGCTTCGGTGACTTGTCCGCTGTTTAAATTGTCAGCATTTGCATCTCATTTCCCCATCTTTTATCCTACAGCCATTGGAATTACACGACGGAAACTTTTTGTCAAGCCTGTTAACGAATGGCTACCATTCCTGATACCTGGCAGTGTATTTCTTTTGGTCGACGGATCTGTATAG